In the Bifidobacterium catenulatum PV20-2 genome, one interval contains:
- a CDS encoding ECF transporter S component, translating into MAKPFSKTVIHNTDAKLSKQVRQPLKTNQGTHKALTWRVVDIAVGAAVGVMSGVMFWVFDGLSYGLFPLMTLILPGSAALLHALFYFPATLGSLIVRKPGASAYVLLVASFVEVVLGTKYSVSLVVIALLQAAAAEAVFALFRYRRWTLGVTILSAMAIGIVYNFYLLFFYYQAFTFFSPRGIIGTICELLSAVAFAGFGSWGMYCALRKSGVLSRFASSHKEHNEENA; encoded by the coding sequence ATGGCGAAGCCATTCTCTAAAACCGTTATTCATAATACAGACGCGAAGCTGTCGAAGCAGGTAAGGCAGCCTTTGAAAACAAACCAAGGAACACACAAGGCCCTCACATGGCGTGTGGTCGATATCGCGGTCGGCGCGGCGGTCGGCGTGATGTCGGGAGTGATGTTTTGGGTGTTCGACGGTCTCTCGTATGGTCTTTTTCCGTTGATGACTTTGATTCTTCCTGGTTCAGCGGCGCTACTTCATGCTTTGTTCTACTTCCCCGCCACGTTGGGTTCTCTGATCGTGCGCAAGCCGGGAGCTTCGGCCTACGTGCTTTTGGTCGCATCGTTCGTCGAGGTGGTACTCGGCACGAAATACAGTGTGAGCCTGGTGGTGATCGCGTTGTTGCAGGCGGCAGCCGCAGAAGCGGTATTCGCGCTGTTCCGCTACCGTCGTTGGACGCTCGGCGTCACCATTCTGTCTGCTATGGCGATTGGAATCGTCTACAACTTCTACCTGCTGTTCTTCTACTATCAGGCATTCACGTTTTTCAGCCCGCGAGGCATCATCGGCACTATTTGCGAGCTGCTTAGCGCGGTGGCATTCGCCGGTTTCGGTTCTTGGGGAATGTATTGCGCTTTACGTAAGTCAGGTGTTCTGTCGCGATTCGCTTCCTCGCATAAGGAACATAACGAAGAAAACGCCTGA
- a CDS encoding MerR family transcriptional regulator, with product MSTTTWHTICEASMISGLPESTLRYYEQIGIIAPIARDPSSGHRAYTDEDIQSLVTISCLSATGMPLDAMREYLKNRFDGTEGARRQMALLDAQALRLAAKAESIRMQQAYVSLKTLYWRAVAEGHDDEAQRLLEENHDVIETVKKQIRSKADA from the coding sequence ATGAGCACTACAACATGGCATACGATTTGTGAAGCATCCATGATTTCCGGACTTCCCGAATCCACTTTGCGCTACTACGAGCAGATCGGCATCATTGCCCCGATCGCACGTGACCCAAGTTCTGGCCATCGTGCCTACACCGACGAAGACATTCAATCGTTGGTTACTATTTCCTGCTTGTCTGCGACTGGCATGCCGCTTGATGCCATGCGCGAGTATCTGAAAAACCGTTTCGACGGAACCGAAGGTGCGCGCAGGCAAATGGCGCTACTGGACGCGCAGGCGTTGCGCTTGGCCGCAAAAGCCGAAAGCATCCGCATGCAGCAAGCCTATGTTTCCCTCAAAACATTGTATTGGCGTGCCGTGGCGGAAGGCCATGACGACGAAGCGCAACGACTTCTGGAAGAAAACCACGATGTCATCGAAACAGTGAAAAAACAGATTCGTAGCAAGGCTGACGCATAA
- a CDS encoding zinc-dependent alcohol dehydrogenase family protein has product MKAAIFKGVKQMACEEHVEPTIIDGGDAIIRVVRACVCGSDLWFYRDGSKEPNTQAGHEAIGVVDQIGGDVTVAKPGDFVIVPFPFSCGKCPVCKAGFESSCPHGGYFGDEGLGCQAEYLRVPEADGTLVVVPGDAKSFSDGMLASLLTLSDVMSTGYHAAASAEIKPGDTAVVFGDGAVGLCGVLSAKLMGATRIISMSRHADRQRIAREFGATDFVEERGDEAVAKVLEMTDGYGADAVLECVGSALSNDTAMKVARAGAVVGRVGLPHGVEADIPGLFYRNVGLRGGPAPVRTYDLQRLLKEVLDGNINPGIVYTSEYTLDDIQEAYAAMDERRTVKSLLRISEV; this is encoded by the coding sequence ATGAAGGCAGCGATCTTCAAGGGAGTCAAGCAGATGGCATGTGAGGAACATGTCGAACCGACCATCATCGATGGGGGAGACGCCATCATCCGCGTGGTACGCGCATGCGTATGCGGATCCGACCTGTGGTTCTACCGTGACGGTAGCAAGGAGCCCAACACCCAGGCCGGCCATGAAGCCATCGGCGTGGTTGATCAGATCGGCGGCGACGTGACCGTGGCCAAGCCGGGCGATTTCGTGATCGTACCGTTCCCGTTCAGCTGCGGCAAGTGCCCGGTATGCAAGGCCGGTTTCGAATCCAGCTGCCCCCACGGCGGATATTTCGGAGACGAGGGATTGGGCTGCCAGGCGGAATACCTGCGCGTTCCCGAAGCCGACGGCACGCTGGTGGTCGTTCCGGGCGACGCGAAGAGCTTCTCCGACGGAATGCTCGCATCGCTGCTCACCCTCTCTGACGTGATGTCGACCGGTTACCATGCGGCCGCTTCCGCCGAAATCAAGCCGGGAGACACCGCAGTCGTGTTCGGCGACGGTGCGGTCGGCCTGTGCGGAGTGCTGTCCGCCAAGCTGATGGGCGCCACCCGCATCATTTCCATGAGCCGCCATGCCGACCGCCAACGTATCGCACGCGAATTCGGTGCCACCGATTTCGTGGAGGAACGTGGCGACGAGGCCGTGGCCAAGGTACTGGAAATGACTGATGGTTACGGTGCCGACGCCGTGCTTGAATGCGTAGGGTCCGCATTGTCGAACGACACTGCCATGAAGGTTGCGCGTGCGGGCGCTGTAGTCGGACGCGTTGGCTTGCCGCACGGCGTGGAAGCCGATATTCCAGGACTGTTCTACCGCAACGTTGGCCTGCGCGGCGGTCCGGCACCGGTGCGCACGTACGATCTGCAGCGACTGCTCAAGGAAGTGCTCGACGGCAACATCAATCCCGGCATCGTCTACACCTCCGAATACACGCTCGACGATATTCAGGAAGCGTACGCGGCCATGGACGAGCGCCGCACCGTAAAGTCGCTGCTGCGCATCAGCGAGGTCTGA
- a CDS encoding carboxymuconolactone decarboxylase family protein, with translation MFEELHKRMNSFWNNDRTLSQTDPEFIEFFSNFAYDEVVNEPGANHPDLDDKTRSLAILAVLVGCQGLDAFEMMLPVAYETGLSSIAIKEMVYQATAYCGFGKTLPFLKKLNNFLGAANVHLPLEPQGTTTPETRAKAGEDKQIEIFGEGMRGFAQSGPEDTRHINKWLACNCFGDYYTRGCLSTREREMITLCFLAAQGGCEPQLTSHAKANMGVGNEKALLIAVISQCMPYIGYPRTLNAIRCINDAAEQMQG, from the coding sequence TTGTTTGAAGAGCTGCACAAACGGATGAATTCGTTCTGGAATAATGACAGGACATTGTCACAAACCGATCCGGAATTCATTGAATTCTTCTCGAATTTCGCTTATGACGAAGTGGTGAACGAACCGGGAGCAAATCATCCTGATTTGGATGACAAGACCCGTTCTTTGGCCATTCTTGCCGTGTTGGTCGGATGCCAAGGCTTGGATGCCTTCGAAATGATGCTGCCGGTGGCCTACGAAACCGGACTATCGTCCATCGCCATCAAGGAAATGGTGTATCAAGCGACCGCATACTGCGGCTTCGGCAAAACTCTGCCGTTCCTGAAGAAGCTCAACAACTTCCTCGGCGCGGCCAACGTGCATCTTCCGCTTGAACCGCAAGGCACCACCACGCCGGAAACGCGTGCCAAGGCGGGTGAAGACAAGCAGATCGAAATCTTCGGTGAAGGAATGCGTGGATTCGCGCAATCCGGTCCCGAAGATACACGGCACATCAACAAGTGGCTTGCCTGCAACTGCTTCGGCGACTACTACACGCGCGGTTGCTTGAGCACGCGTGAGCGTGAAATGATCACGTTGTGCTTCCTCGCCGCGCAGGGTGGTTGCGAACCGCAATTGACGTCTCATGCGAAGGCCAATATGGGCGTGGGCAATGAGAAGGCGCTTCTGATTGCCGTTATTTCGCAGTGCATGCCGTATATCGGATATCCGCGTACATTGAATGCGATTCGTTGCATCAATGATGCCGCCGAGCAGATGCAGGGCTGA
- a CDS encoding cation diffusion facilitator family transporter gives MNESQDSNDSSTNDSNANTANNIRQQETEHQGAAVKAALGANIGVAIAKLAAAFFTGSSAMLSESVHSIADCSNEIVLMVGGRFAKHKTDGDHPFGLYRAKYLASFVVATLLFFVGGFFSTSEAVKKLLAIAANPALRDANQMELLVAFIVVVISACLEGYGLHQSIKEANERMERTGVPHMGVFRFWKRTKSAELASVIMEDTLALIGLAFAGTGIGLAILLDNEIFDAIGGLMVGLVLISGSLLLMFKSGSLLIGEAVDADTRKEIEQAVISTPGVERLLNMQTVHMSEDDILLCVKVQTSKLDRDYDVETVNKIEQSVRAALPWFRFEIYVEPDLYRTDHKIVS, from the coding sequence ATGAACGAATCGCAAGATTCCAACGACAGTAGTACGAACGACAGTAACGCGAATACGGCAAACAATATTCGCCAACAGGAAACGGAACATCAGGGTGCGGCCGTCAAAGCGGCGCTCGGAGCCAATATTGGCGTGGCCATCGCCAAGCTCGCGGCAGCGTTCTTCACCGGATCGTCCGCAATGCTTTCCGAATCGGTGCACTCCATCGCCGACTGCTCCAATGAGATCGTACTCATGGTAGGCGGCCGCTTCGCCAAACATAAAACGGACGGCGATCATCCGTTCGGGTTGTATCGGGCCAAGTATCTCGCCTCGTTCGTGGTGGCGACGTTGCTGTTCTTCGTCGGAGGTTTCTTCTCCACTTCGGAAGCGGTAAAGAAGCTGCTCGCCATTGCCGCAAATCCCGCGTTGCGTGATGCCAACCAGATGGAACTGCTGGTGGCGTTCATTGTGGTGGTCATCAGCGCCTGTCTGGAAGGTTACGGACTGCATCAAAGCATCAAGGAAGCGAACGAGCGCATGGAACGTACGGGCGTACCCCACATGGGCGTGTTCCGTTTCTGGAAGCGCACCAAATCGGCGGAGCTTGCATCCGTCATCATGGAAGACACGCTTGCCCTGATTGGTCTGGCATTCGCAGGAACTGGCATCGGTCTGGCGATTCTGCTCGACAATGAGATATTCGATGCGATCGGCGGTTTGATGGTTGGTCTTGTATTGATCTCGGGATCGTTGCTGCTGATGTTCAAGTCGGGTTCATTGCTGATTGGCGAGGCAGTTGACGCTGATACCCGAAAGGAGATTGAGCAGGCCGTTATTTCGACGCCTGGCGTGGAACGACTGCTGAACATGCAGACTGTGCACATGTCTGAGGATGACATTCTGCTGTGTGTCAAAGTGCAGACCAGCAAACTCGACCGCGATTACGACGTCGAAACCGTGAACAAGATCGAACAAAGCGTGCGTGCCGCATTGCCATGGTTCCGTTTCGAAATCTACGTAGAGCCTGACCTTTACCGCACCGACCACAAAATCGTCTCGTAG
- a CDS encoding MazG nucleotide pyrophosphohydrolase domain-containing protein, translated as MTEAAHDDYQLPEEFEHCSKLDPVRDAPSALDRVKQVVRILHEPGGCPWDGEQTNTSLLKPLLEETYEYIDAVETNDRDNMREELGDMLLQSVFQAQVCAVDTQDPFNIDEVCNRLVDKLITRHPHVFQTDDAADDSVPAPENAQDTLKLWEAMKQKEKHRKSVLEGISHAQGALPRATKIVSRVHKSQYRNQLETAFNPSAEQTDEQHDVRHPYADEIIAIIRKAQCDGVDVESDLRCRLRGIESEIEHIERTMNHE; from the coding sequence ATGACTGAAGCCGCACATGATGATTATCAGTTGCCCGAAGAATTCGAACACTGTTCGAAACTTGACCCTGTACGCGATGCGCCTAGCGCGTTGGACCGTGTCAAGCAAGTCGTACGCATTTTGCACGAACCAGGCGGATGCCCTTGGGACGGCGAGCAGACCAATACAAGCCTGCTTAAACCACTGTTGGAAGAAACCTACGAATACATCGACGCTGTGGAAACGAACGATCGCGACAACATGCGTGAAGAACTCGGCGACATGCTGCTGCAATCCGTTTTCCAAGCGCAAGTGTGCGCCGTGGATACGCAGGATCCGTTCAACATCGACGAAGTGTGCAACCGTCTCGTAGATAAGCTCATCACCCGCCATCCGCATGTCTTTCAAACGGACGATGCTGCCGACGATTCCGTACCGGCACCGGAAAATGCGCAAGATACGCTGAAACTGTGGGAAGCGATGAAGCAGAAAGAGAAGCATCGTAAGTCTGTGCTCGAAGGCATCTCCCATGCGCAAGGCGCATTGCCGCGTGCTACAAAAATCGTATCGAGAGTACACAAATCGCAGTATCGTAATCAGCTCGAAACCGCATTCAATCCAAGCGCAGAACAGACAGACGAACAGCATGATGTCCGTCATCCTTATGCAGACGAAATCATCGCCATCATCCGCAAAGCGCAATGTGATGGCGTAGACGTGGAATCCGACCTGCGTTGCCGCCTGCGCGGCATAGAATCCGAAATCGAACACATCGAAAGGACCATGAACCATGAGTGA